A portion of the Bactrocera neohumeralis isolate Rockhampton chromosome 2, APGP_CSIRO_Bneo_wtdbg2-racon-allhic-juicebox.fasta_v2, whole genome shotgun sequence genome contains these proteins:
- the LOC126766426 gene encoding mucin-5AC isoform X2, translating into MDFTNIFGILSPPGPFLTPSPSPSISASPRLQPSPSLSPFPPDVLLVAGNTITSATHDQERKTATPGRRQSLHQFTNGSPNAGTVVFQPSPSQSPAAATSVIGVTAGVGGAAIAANTPAAGNEFNTTLVGSNNIQLNKKGNKRITQQQQQLLQQQQNQLNQQHHQIFSSAVTPTTCHTASSISNTVAGGYGQSHAAAINTSSSFATANVAGCPKGQAKKAAATVLPTSTSLSQQQQQQFQHYHSSSPLIADSPIPSPSNTITAATIKPSTPQPMQMLQQQFTITGNAPHQTNQPQHTQQVFQIIQGPQGQIVAAPAGQQHTLQQRLIGSNATVQTHVTPTSYSSLSSTTTNTTTKSVKPPQQILPKPQQQPYNDASQQQQQQQQQQHKSKLGGGNAATATVHSHTNNMAQMPQISQSPQPQQAQITSGGAGQQQQILLPTGATASLTTQQPLLLNQMPVLVQQNTPQGVQLILRPPTPQLTATPSLVIQNARPQAQLQQQQPQQLLRILGTNGATMQLAAATPTFIVSSQANLIQQTANHIQTIKTNPQNPAITQLTGLHAALSASNQQRSHQPFTTTATINTSHLLGPSVAAQLQNLQLAAAAANGGSITQIQMPNGPSPTTATILSQLPAHFQQSLNNAAAGGSSLINLNQLSGANIQQLAAAAAAAGATFQTPPPPSTSSSANVDMFNAQQSALPSLTHGTSQASEPIRQPTPTLLQSAGVTGGTVTMNQQQQLTNGQSANSMMNVSLANSGATNTSLQAQPQQPSQPQTEPKKKAKPRKKKQTAASAAAAAAVQSPAVTTTAPSPTLQVKHVPNTTPSSTANVIANKFSTPVSMSYNTGVMPQLQFSQTSPQNVKLTFTNSNSITGPNQTNQPPQQQQEQARPKLDLGNVMKLCGIMEDDDDDEDYMDTMSTHDDRATTPASNATQPPQTPTHATSTSTTQAPAPPNANDIMISIPSQNGTDSLPFTVTIPASAALGGATASSNAGHDTTEPHNIFIKIDQNDTASTPYTISIPRLPTAEEIQQQAQQHLAQQAAAAAAAAAAQQQQQHSNNKIGAATMNFTMSSASNLPQLQAMQPTPSQPQPLFNITAGGGSLQLPTSNSNPTVATTTPATTTTTTTTATVKPRRKPAVRRNGKKQDNSNVITNASTVTPSTAAAASITTTTTTTNSVSVMPSLTTATTPAMSSSAAAQVQQQHQGASTTLTHPASTVTTTTPTTASTLAATVAGAPQVPSQIGNIQISQVDTTKMLPNHNSGCGAVENKIQIMPILDSATGAGGGLHIKAATLPPTSQYQSQSNQQQQQQQQLQQQHHQQPQHIIFQPPNSQANVQTHHDSPAATIKLTADGRHVQLVAIPQTSGSTATAAASSNQTPTVQQQPTNSMASSSGSANNSIMSTPGLTSATILPPQLTGMPSNVSISVGSPATAAALMPQLTGNLTLTVSEQGERLILRHNASQPQDQQSQLLLQALLKGALPNVTIINEPTKLDNSNNSGSNNNIGATNSTQNNRVGLSATTPQLLPPSSLNSTMQQQHAKTLISTNTGAISKLTLPAQVATAVGAKTPTIQLQFNAGSTSLTSSGATANGTTGPTLQLPQQSPQLQMQPQQQQQQQQKTFQQTQQQQNMLNRARTPDMAQLIQQQQPHQQPQPMLPQPPSNALLGAASLAAQSQQRYVSLPKINAATQQIFSLNSETNQITPISPTQTAASIGPTERLLIAPAGINAQQLAQCLQLGQIHFNDVNPLPPSTQPQPTLLGMNTTLSANQQAVQQQQQRLQPPQQQIVHPQPIQPLSSVASGVNTNNSTAPTNTVTKQVANVAPIIDQSKAKLEPPRNAASTGAVAKKKPVRKPKATTTAADVASGTAGIKNASVVKPMPKLDPLSQKPNNNPVQIVQPNVASGKQVGATTASNNMTTTTGTNSIQPFQTLQQTTKLVGVTAPMQQLVTSGATAQQQQQQQQQLQPPSTAPMLLQSPSMRSFVSSANIVGCSTTPTNSSNNSLVSTANTSSNGMTLTSSSALVAPSFSINTEPPSLSALNSSNNTNVLQQQQPTQVQLPQQSPQQPQHTVSRVQTIQLTAQQQQMFKQVQMQIQFLTIKLQHKSLLTSLPLPSDFDPAAIAAYTKPMSDAEINVALQRLYTEQQRILAAGKEMPTPEAYLQMPPIGSGAGITLMTQPPQIQQQQQQQQQQVGVSKANTSAIPANVVQPNNHSSTMTVTATSMSGTTSGQQAQTQALAQAGITHRIHIYPMQHHHTVQQNKQNQQQQQQQSKLQSATVSRGKDNNNSNGKGKNITPTQQQATQNSNSNNISTLIPLSQPKQQPMLVPTSKAPALVFQPQQQQQQQFMPQKPVLVTSSSASSSALMNGPPPLVFSSPLIAASAAATAASAANTPTATHFATGANGFIQQQQQQHVLQQQLHALSQAPTNNLSTLAPSMAPISATTTALTSASLTGTMMTSAATTTTTSASHTTNVTGVTTIANATSTTTTAPAHATTITTTTATGTSIMTTASTTTIDAQANMQLQQSTNSSYALTTTTNAPATAMPATMLGAHLFRREESLSPQPKLARLSLFLRQLELDQQAALNPDYVNPFQNKEEAVKRLIRYHCLYESVEDLPYEDEERFEQTALQYQEKYHKISNKYQKIIIQESTLEHRTSETCQIQQLMIDDLRAEMEHLRNAEREQALYEQQQQQKEINEPKCESLIATTTQELKQEMKAVKDEPEMEGDKADYNSLGAAQKSFEIKTEPNDNSNSKANATGIEATMGATAETTTALTIVDKFDLLKHSTSHNTMPNNAANKPQRVMQTEQQHQQQSDEKHQYDLLPKKEEKRNWHNAGSGEVGSYATNSHFDSFDSEAAKDKLAASNFYANCNKQLNGTIKREIVPSSVACGYVKKEFENFDIESEITPSFIMKKVEHKEVVPPPAPSPANNAKTQNKHGREKNERSNAHEQQQQQKSIASAPNNNSFAAQYLQHNTKQQQLQQQQQLKQQQAQQQQQQQQDDGWLCLQKELSLITAQNKMIVQLQDQQQMTLQQQQHSALNNGQTGQLIDLFPNGCINKNNQLSPSSSDSSQHQLQQQQQQQQQQNCDQQGVQLASDEPLQNHHQNQGQQQQQQEQQNAHNHMQSSLNEFFDSGDDMADVHKSVETRLEAMFGESPVHLSKNDGSDPHDIEAGLEDIFGDGKSNDDNVDNQSKQQQQQQQQRLWDTELSAANSFMRVTNTQENVLFESEQQQMHLNQQQMQQSMQLNITGNTTRWMQNIDGAFGDFIDNASADCEISRKRRWNAELMAVDADDTLDGAKKICPMSASSSSSGSPISAQQHQSRQHHDSIMEADLLSLHDGIRVEPAAAQMLQMSTQQQGVFCQTQHQAFSNLLDGVGGHHQQHFNNAQQQHSMQQQQSHHPLHSHLQAHMHNNHIGGGDFDDDISRHVQNAIDSILNLQNSESADSLNFSLDHSMGSLLGDSILDDRQQQQASVSCQDGVKRRHHLVDELGDCLISGGGSGPAAGDNASNILLDSSQHHHVQQQQLALLNHNHMQGLQQNNHQHHQQQQQQQQQQQPQQHHHQQQEASQQALLANDFSCVAAGLVDEAVKSIMTS; encoded by the exons TCACCCTCATTGTCGCCATTTCCGCCGGATGTGCTACTCGTAGCTGGAAATACAATAACAAGCGCCACACACGATCAG GAAAGAAAAACTGCCACACCGGGACGCAGACAATCGTTGCATCAATTCACTAATGGAAGTCCGAACGCCGGTACCGTTGTATTTCAGCCAAGTCCATCGCAGTCACCAGCGGCAGCGACCAGTGTTATTGGTGTGACAGCCGGTGTGGGTGGTGCAGCGATAGCGGCAAACACACCTGCAGCCGGTAATGAATTCAACACAACCCTTGTTGGATCCAAtaatatacaattaaataaG AAGGGCAATAAGCGCATTactcagcagcagcagcagctgctgcaacagcaacaaaatcaaCTTAATCAACAGCATCACCAAATATTCAGCAGTGCTGTTACACCAACAACTTGCCACACTGCGTCTTCGATCTCGAATACTGTAGCCGGCGGCTATGGGCAATCACATGCAGCAGCGATCAACACGTCGAGTTCGTTTGCGACAGCAAATGTGGCTGGTTGCCCAAAAGGTCAAGCGAAAAAAGCCGCCGCCACAGTACTACCAACGTCGACGTCGTTAagtcaacagcaacaacaacagttccAACACTATCACAGCAGTAGTCCGCTGATAGCTGACAGTCCAATACCGAGTCCTAGCAATACAATTACCGCCGCCACAATCAAACCGTCAACACCACAACCAATgcaaatgttgcaacaacaattcaCTATAACCGGCAATGCGCCACATCAAACCAATCAGCCACAGCATACGCAACAGGTCTTTCAGATAATCCAAGGTCCGCAAGGCCAAATTGTTGCGGCGCCGGCTGGACAACAGCATACGCTGCAGCAACGACTGATAGGCAGCAATGCAACAGTGCAAACACATGTGACGCCGACGTCGTACAGCAGCCTTAGCAGTACAACAacgaatacaacaacaaagtccgTCAAACCGCCACAGCAAATACTGCCAAAGCCACAGCAACAGCCGTACAACGATGCcagtcagcagcagcagcaacaacaacaacaacaacataaatctAAACTGGGTGGTGGCAATGCAGCGACCGCCACCGTACACAGTCACACAAATAATATGGCACAAATGCCACAGATCTCGCAATCACCACAGCCGCAACAGGCGCAGATCACCTCAGGCGGTGCcgggcagcagcaacaaatccTGCTGCCAACAGGCGCCACAGCCAGCCTAACGACGCAACAGCCGTTGTTGCTCAATCAAATGCCAGTGTTGGTGCAGCAAAATACGCCGCAGGGTGTACAACTAATACTGCGACCACCCACGCCACAGTTGACAGCCACACCCTCACTGGTGATACAGAATGCGCGACCGCAAGCGCagctccaacaacaacagccgcaACAGCTACTGCGTATATTGGGTACAAACGGTGCGACCATGCAACTGGCCGCCGCCACTCCCACCTTCATCGTGTCCTCACAGGCGAACCTCATACAACAGACTGCAAATCATATACAAACGATCAAAACTAATCCTCAAAATCCGGCCATAACGCAGCTGACCGGCTTGCATGCAGCCCTCTCGGCGTCAAATCAGCAACGATCTCATCAGCCGTTCACCACAACGGCCACAATAAATACCAGTCATCTGTTGGGGCCCAGCGTGGCGGCACAACTACAAAATCTGCAATTAGCAGCCGCAGCGGCGAACGGTGGCAGCATTACGCAAATTCAAATGCCTAACGGTCCttcaccaacaacagcaacaattctTTCCCAATTGCCAGCGCATTTTCAACAGAGCTTAAACAATGCTGCAGCCGGTGGCAGTTCACTTATTAATTTGAATCAGCTAAGTGGTGCTAACATACAGCAattggcggcggcggcggcagcggcggGTGCGACCTTCCAAACGCCACCACCACCGTCAACTTCTTCCAGCGCTAACGTAGATATGTTCAATGCTCAGCAAAGTGCGCTACCCAGTTTGACGCACGGCACATCACAGGCGTCTGAGCCAATACGTCAGCCAACACCCACATTGCTGCAGAGTGCCGGCGTCACTGGTGGCACAGTCACCATgaaccaacaacagcaactaacAAATGGACAATCGGCCAATTCGATGATGAACGTTAGCCTGGCAAATAGTGGCGCAACGAATACTTCATTGCAAGCACAACCACAGCAGCCATCGCAGCCGCAGACTGAACCAAAAAAGAAGGCAAAGCCTCGTAAAAAGAAACAAACCGCCGCCAGCGCAGCAGCAGCGGCTGCAGTACAATCGCCAGCCGTAACAACAACTGCGCCTTCGCCCACCTTGCAAGTAAAGCATGTTCCAAATACAACACCCTCATCGACGGCCAATGTGATCGCGAACAAATTCAGCACGCCTGTCAGCATGAGTTACAACACAGGCGTCATGCCGCAGCTGCAATTCTCACAAACGTCGCCGCAAAATGTGAAACTGACCTTCACTAATAGCAATAGCATCACTGGACCCAATCAAACAAATCAACCgccgcaacaacagcaagagcAAGCGCGACCAAAACTCGATCTCGGTAATGTGATGAAACTGTGCGGCATCATGGAGGATGATGACGACGATGAAGATTATATGGACACAATGTCTACACACGATGATAGAGCTACCACCCCCGCGTCTAACGCAACGCAGCCTCCACAAACACCCACACATGCAACGTCGACATCAACGACTCAAGCGCCGGCACCACCGAACGCCAACGACATAATGATCTCGATACCCAGTCAAAATGGCACCGACTCCTTACCTTTTACCGTGACAATACCTGCCTCAGCCGCGCTAGGAGGTGCAACAGCATCCAGCAATGCTGGTCATGACACGACCGAGCCGCACaatatctttattaaaattgatcAAAATGACACGGCCTCAACGCCATACACAATTTCGATACCACGACTGCCGACTGCGGAGGAAATTCAGCAGCAAGCGCAACAGCATTTGGCTCaacaagcagcagcagcggcggcggcggccgcagcacaacaacaacagcaacactccAATAATAAAATCGGTGCAGCGACAATGAATTTCACCATGTCGTCTGCCAGCAATCTGCCACAGTTGCAGGCAATGCAGCCGACGCCATCGCAACCTCAACCGCTCTTCAACATAACAGCTGGCGGCGGTTCACTTCAACTGCCAACGTCTAATAGCAATCCCACAGTAGCCACTACGACGCCTGCAaccaccactacaacaacaacaactgcaacggTGAAACCCCGACGCAAGCCCGCTGTGCGGCGCAATGGTAAAAAGCAAGACAATAGCAATGTCATCACCAATGCGTCAACTGTGACACCAAGCACTGCAGCGGCCGCatctattacaacaacaactaccacAACTAATAGTGTTTCGGTGATGCCCTCATTGACAACCGCCACAACACCAGCGATGTCGTCATCGGCAGCTGCTCAAGTTCAGCAACAACACCAGGGCGCTTCAACTACATTAACCCACCCAGCGTCGACggtgacaacaacaacgccaacaacagcaTCAACATTGGCCGCAACGGTTGCGGGTGCGCCGCAAGTTCCTAGCCAAATTGGCAATATACAAATCTCGCAGGTGGACACAACGAAAATGCTACCAAATCACAATAGCGGCTGTGGTGCTGtggaaaacaaaatacaaattatgcCAATATTGGATAGCGCAACTGGCGCAGGAGGAG GACTCCACATTAAGGCGGCAACACTACCTCCCACTTCGCAATATCAATCGCAGTCCaatcaacaacagcagcagcagcaacaactacaacaacaacatcaccaacaaccacaacatattatatttcaacCACCAAACTCTCAGGCAAATGTACAAACACACCACGACTCACCTGCCGCCACTATTAAACTAACCGCAGATGGCAGGCATGTACAACTAGTGGCCATACCACAAACATCAGGGTCCACCGCAACAGCGGCGGCTTCATCTAATCAAACACCGACAGTACAACAACAGCCCACCAATTCAATGGCTTCGAGCAGCGGAAGTGCCAATAATAGCATAATGTCGACACCTGGCCTCACCAGTGCCACCATACTGCCGCCACAGCTCACCGGCATGCCTAGCAATGTATCGATATCGGTCGGCTCGcctgcaacagcagcagcgctCATGCCACAATTAACCGGCAATCTTACATTGACAGTATCCGAGCAAGGCGAACGCCTAATACTGCGACACAACGCCAGCCAGCCGCAAGATCAGCAATCGCAGCTTTTGCTGCAGGCCCTACTCAAAGGTGCTCTGCCAAATGTGACAATAATCAATGAGCCAACAAAATTGGACAATAGTAACAacagtggcagcaacaacaatattggTGCAACTAACAGTACGCAAAACAATCGTGTTGGATTGAGTGCAACAACACCGCAACTACTGCCGCCAAGTTCTTTGAATAgcacaatgcaacaacaacatgctaaAACTTTGATTTCCACCAATACGGGTGCCATAAGTAAGCTGACGCTACCCGCACAAGTTGCAACAGCTGTGGGAGCAAAAACACCAACAATACAGTTACAATTCAATGCTGGGTCAACGTCACTAACGAGTAGTGGCGCCACCGCGAATGGAACGACAGGACCTACGCTTCAATTACCGCAGCAGTCACCACAACTGCAGATGCagccacagcagcagcaacaacaacagcagaaaaCGTTTCAgcagacacaacaacaacaaaatatgttgAACCGCGCGAGAACACCGGATATGGCGCAGCtaatacaacagcaacaaccacatcAGCAGCCACAGCCAATGCTGCCACAGCCGCCGAGCAATGCGCTACTTGGTGCCGCATCTTTGGCGGCACAAAGCCAACAACGCTATGTGTCATTGCCGAAAATTAACGCCGCCACACAGCAAATATTCTCCTTAAACAGCGAAACAAATCAGATCACGCCAATTAGTCCGACTCAAACCGCTGCCTCGATCGGTCCCACCGAACGCCTACTGATCGCGCCAGCCGGCATTAACGCTCAGCAATTGGCGCAGTGTCTGCAGTTGGGACAGATTCACTTTAACGATGTAAATCCACTGCCGCCGAGCACACAGCCGCAGCCGACATTGTTGGGCATGAACACGACGTTAAGCGCTAATCAGCAagcagtgcaacaacaacagcaacgtttGCAGCCACCACAACAGCAAATAGTGCATCCGCAACCCATCCAGCCATTGAGCAGTGTAGCCAGCGGCGTCAACACGAACAACTCGACAGCGCCCACAAATACCGTTACCAAGCAGGTAGCCAATGTGGCGCCTATCATCGATCAGAGTAAGGCTAAATTGGAGCCGCCAAGAAATGCAGCATCAACAGGCGCAGTTGCAAAGAAGAAGCCCGTGCGCAAGCCGAAAGCCACGACGACCGCTGCTGACGTCGCCAGCGGCACAGCGGGCATAAAAAACGCAAGCGTCGTTAAGCCGATGCCGAAGTTAGATCCACTTTCACAAAAGCCAAACAATAATCCAGTGCAAATTGTGCAACCGAATGTTGCCAGCGGTAAACAGGTCGGCGCAACGACTGCGTCCAAcaatatgacaacaacaacaggcacCAATAGTATACAGCCGTTTCAAACGCTACAACAAACAACCAAATTGGTCGGAGTAACTGCGCCCATGCAACAACTGGTTACTTCGGGCGCAACtgcgcagcaacagcagcagcaacaacaacaactccaaCCACCAAGTACCGCTCCAATGTTGTTGCAATCGCCCAGTATGCGTAGCTTCGTCAGTAGCGCCAATATTGTTGGTTGTTCGACCACACCAAcgaacagcagcaacaacagccttGTCAGCACTGCCAACACCAGCAGTAACGGCATGACACTGACATCTTCGTCAGCTCTTGTGGCGCCAAGTTTCAGCATTAATACAGAGCCACCATCGCTTTCGGCGCTTAATTCGTCCAACAACACGAAtgtgctgcaacaacaacagccaacaCAAGTACAGCTACCGCAGCAATCGCCGCAACAACCGCAACACACGGTCTCACGTGTGCAAACAATTCAGTTGACCGCTCAACAGCAACAAATGTTCAAACAAgtgcaaatgcaaatacaattCCTCACCATTAAGCTGCAACACAAGTCGCTGTTAACCTCACTGCCCCTACCGTCAGACTTTGACCCCGCCGCCATTGCTGCATACACCAAACCGATGAGCGATGCCGAAATAAATGTGGCGCTGCAACGGCTATACACTGAGCAGCAACGCATACTGGCAGCCGGCAAGGAGATGCCCACTCCGGAAGCGTACCTGCAGATGCCGCCCATCGGCAGTGGCGCTGGCATAACGTTGATGACGCAACCGCCACAaatacagcaacagcaacaacaacagcagcaacaggtTGGCGTAAGCAAGGCGAATACTTCGGCCATACCGGCAAATGTCGTGCAGCCCAATAATCACTCGTCCACCATGACTGTAACGGCGACATCGATGAGCGGTACCACTTCTGGCCAGCAGGCACAAACGCAAGCACTAGCACAGGCTGGTATCACACATCGTATCCATATTTACCCGATGCAGCATCATCACACTGTGCAACAGAACaagcaaaatcaacaacaacaacaacaacagtcgaAATTGCAATCCGCAACGGTTTCGCGTGGCAAagacaataacaatagcaacggAAAAGGCAAAAATATCACGCCCACTCAGCAACAGGCAACGCAAAATtccaatagcaacaatattAGCACACTCATACCGCTCAGCCAACCGAAGCAGCAGCCAATGCTCGTGCCAACCTCCAAAGCGCCAGCTTTAGTCTTTCAAcctcagcagcagcagcaacagcaattcATGCCACAAAAGCCAGTATTAGTAACGAGCAGCAGCGCCAGCAGTTCAGCATTGATGAACGGTCCACCGCCACTAGTGTTCTCTAGTCCATTAATCGCTGCCTCAGCGGCGGCAACAGCAGCCAGTGCGGCCAATACACCCACAGCCACGCATTTTGCAACAGGCGCAAACGGtttcatacaacaacaacaacaacaacatgtgttACAACAGCAGCTACACGCGTTATCGCAAGCACCCACTAACAACTTGTCAACGCTAGCGCCTAGCATGGCACCCataagcgcaacaacaacagcacttaCCAGCGCCAGCCTCACAGGCACAATGATGACATccgcagcgacaacaacaacaacatctgccTCGCATACGACCAATGTCACAGGCGTGACAACAATTGCTAATGCaacgtcaacaacaacaacagcgccagcGCACGCcaccacaataacaacaaccacggCAACGGGAACGTCAATTATGACAACcgcaagtacaacaacaatagatgCTCAGGCAAATATGCAACTGCAGCAGAGCACAAACAGCTCTTACGCgctcaccaccaccaccaatgcGCCCGCAACCGCCATGCCAGCCACCATGCTGGGCGCTCACCTGTTCAGACGCGAGGAGAGTTTATCGCCGCAGCCGAAACTTGCACGCCTTTCTTT GTTTCTGCGTCAATTGGAGTTGGATCAGCAGGCCGCCTTGAATCCCGACTATGTCAATCCGTTTCAGAACAAAGAAGAGGCTGTCAAACGGCTTATAAG ATATCACTGCTTGTATGAAAGTGTCGAGGACTTACCCTATGAAGATGAGGAGCGTTTCGAACAGACAGCGTTGCAATATCAGGAGAAATAccacaaaatttcaaacaaatatcaAAAGATTATAATACAAGAGTCAACG CTGGAGCATCGCACATCTGAGACCTGTCAAATTCAACAGCTGATGATTGATGACTTGAGGGCAGAAATGGAGCACTTACGAAACGCTGAACGCGAACAGGCCCTCTAcgaacaacagcagcaacaaaaagaaattaatgaaccAAAGTGTGAATCCCTGATAGCCACAACAACACAGGAGCTAAAACAAGAAATGAAAGCTGTAAAAGACGAACCGGAAATGGAGGGCGATAAGGCAGACTATAACAGCCTTGGCGCTGCACAAAAATCCTTTGAAATAAAAACCGAACCTAACGACAATAGCAACAGCAAAGCGAACGCAACAGGCATTGAGGCCACAATGGGAGCAacagcagaaacaacaacagcgctaACAATTGTGGACAAATTTGATTTACTAAAGCATAGTACGAGCCATAACACTATGCCAAATAATGCAGCCAACAAACCGCAGCGTGTGATGCAGACcgaacaacaacaccaacagcagtCGGATGAGAAGCACCAGTATGACTTGCTACCGAAGAAAGAGGAGAAGCGCAACTGGCACAATGCGGGCAGCGGTGAAGTTGGGTCCTACGCGACCAATTCGCATTTCGATTCATTCGACTCGGAGGCAGCTAAAGACAAATTAGCCGCGTCCAATTTCTATGCAAACTGTAACAAACAGCTGAACGGGACAATCAAGCGTGAAATCGTGCCCTCATCGGTTGCGTGCGGTTATGTCAAGAAAGAGTTTGAGAATTTCGATATAGAATCGGAAATAACACCGAGTTTCATTATGAAGAAGGTCGAGCATAAAGAAGTGGTGCCACCGCCGGCGCCGTCGCCAGCAAACAACGCCAAAACTCAAAACAAGCACGGCCGGGAGAAGAATGAGCGTAGCAATGCGCatgagcagcaacaacaacaaaagtcaaTCGCTAGCGCGCCGAACAATAACAGCTTTGCTGCACAATACTTGCAGCACAacacaaagcaacaacagctgcaacagcaacagcagttaaaacagcaacaagcacagcagcagcagcaacaacaacaggatgACGGTTGGCTCTGCTTGCAGAAAGAGTTGAGTCTTATCACCGCCCAAAACAAAATGATTGTGCAGCTGCAAGATCAACAACAAATGactttgcaacaacaacagcactctGCACTTAACAACGGCCAAACTGGACAGCTAATAGATCTCTTCCCCAATGGCTGcatcaacaaaaacaatcagTTGAGCCCCAGCAGTAGCGACTCTAGCCAACaccagctgcaacaacaacaacaacagcagcagcagcagaactGTGATCAGCAAGGGGTGCAGCTCGCAAGCGACGAGCCGCTGCAGAATCATCACCAAAACCAAggccagcagcaacagcagcaagaacaacaaaatgcgCACAATCACATGCAATCGTCACTGAACGAGTTCTTCGATTCCGGCGATGACATGGCCGATGTGCATAAGTCTGTGGAGACCCGACTGGAGGCCATGTTCGGTGAGTCACCAGTGCATTTGAGCAAAAACGATGGCAGCGACCCGCATGACATTGAGGCTGGACTCGAGGATATTTTCGGCGATGGCAAATCTAACGATGACAATGTTGACAACCAATcgaagcaacagcaacaacaacagcagcaacgtTTGTGGGACACCGAGCTAAGTGCGGCGAACAGTTTTATGCGCGTCACAAATACGCAGGAGAATGTGCTCTTCGAGAGTGAGCAACAGCAGATGCACCTAAATCAGCAGCAGATGCAGCAGAGCATGCAGTTGAACATTACCGGCAACACAACGCGTTGGATGCAAAACATCGACGGAGCCTTCGGTGATTTCATAGACAATGCCAGCGCGGACTGCGAGATTTCGCGCAAAAGACGTTGGAATGCCGAATTGATGGCGGTCGACGCGGACGATACGCTCGATGGTGCGAAGAAAATTTGTCCCATGTCCGCGTCGTCGAGCTCATCGGGCTCACCGATATCCGCGCAGCAGCATCAATCGCGCCAGCATCACGACAGTATTATGGAGGCCGATCTGCTGTCACTGCACGACGGCATACGCGTAGAACCAGCCGCCGCGCAGATGCTGCAGATGTCCACGCAACAACAGGGCGTCTTCTGTCAAACGCAGCATCAAGCATTCAGCAACCTGTTGGACGGTGTCGGCGGTCATCATCAACAGCATTTTAACAACGCGCAACAACAGCAcagcatgcaacaacaacaatcgcacCATCCATTGCACTCCCACCTGCAGGCGCATATGCACAACAATCACATTGGTGGCGGCGACTTCGATGACGACATCAGCCGGCACGTGCAGAATGCCATCGACAGCATACTCAATCTGCAAAACAGCGAATCGGCAGACTCGTTGAACTTCTCGCTGGACCACTCGATGGGCTCCCTGCTCGGCGACAGTATACTCGATGatcggcaacaacaacaggcgtCGGTGAGTTGTCAAGATGGCGTCAAACGCAGACATCATCTCGTCGACGAGTTGGGCGATTGCCTAATCAGCGGTGGCGGCAGTGGGCCGGCAGCGGGCGACAATGCCAGCAACATACTGTTGGACAGTAGTCAACATCAtcatgtgcaacaacaacaattggctTTGCTGAATCACAATCATATGCAGGGCTTGCAGCAAAACAATCATCAACAtcaccagcagcaacaacaacaacaacagcagcagcaaccgcAACAACACCACCATCAGCAACAGGAAGCGTCGCAGCAAGCATTGTTAGCGAACGATTTCAGTTGCGTGGCCGCCGGTCTGGTTGATGAGGCGGTCAAGTCGATAATGACATCCTGA